A genome region from Trichocoleus sp. FACHB-46 includes the following:
- the hsdR gene encoding EcoAI/FtnUII family type I restriction enzme subunit R, with amino-acid sequence MNEAETRAELIDPALKNVGWGVVEGSRIRREVIAPGRLVGGGKRAQPDIADYVLVYRGEKLAVIEAKKRSALGTEGVGQAKKYAEKLEIRFAYSTNGDSIYQIDMRTGAEGYISQYPSPDDLWNDTFSEANEWRDRFADIPFETRSGTWETRYYQHNAIKHVLEAIAEGHDRILLTMATGTGKTLVAFQISWKLFQSRWNLSRQPTRRPRILFLADRNILANQAYNAFSAFPDDALVRIDPEIIKKRGRVPKNGSVFFTIFQTFMAGQDAAGNPVPNFGDYPPDFFDFIIIDECHRGGASDESTWRDILEYFSPAVQLGLTATPRRANNADTYAYFGDPVYTYALKDGINDGFLTPFKVTQIDTTLDEYIYSTEDELIEGAIDEGKVYTEADFNRIIEIADRERYRVQLFMEAIDQNQKTLVFCATQDHALAVRDLINQMKVSTEPNYCVRVTANDGKLGEQHLSTFQDNEKSIPTILTTSQKLSTGVDARNVRNVVLMRPINSMIEFKQIIGRGTRLFESKDYFTIYDFVEAYKHFNDPEWDGEPQEPVQVTSRQTRQSASGKDKPLSAGPFAEGNEDAEPPRRPQVIKIKLADGKERTFQHQISTSFWSPDGKPMTAAEFVERLFGEIPELFRDESELRTIWSRPDTRKALLEGLAEKGYGTEQLTEISRLIDAEKSDLYDVLAYIAYAAAPISRRERVIAHKALIFSRYFGKQQEFLDFVLDQYIKEGVGELDQGKLPQLLDLKYHDLRDAIADLGSVSDIKTVFIGFQAYLYAQEGAA; translated from the coding sequence GTGAATGAAGCTGAGACCCGCGCCGAACTGATTGATCCTGCCTTAAAAAATGTAGGCTGGGGGGTCGTGGAAGGTAGCCGTATTCGCCGGGAGGTTATCGCTCCTGGTCGTTTGGTGGGTGGTGGTAAACGCGCTCAACCAGATATCGCAGATTATGTGCTAGTCTATCGTGGTGAAAAATTGGCGGTCATCGAGGCTAAAAAGCGCAGTGCACTGGGCACCGAAGGCGTTGGGCAGGCTAAAAAGTATGCTGAGAAACTAGAAATCCGGTTCGCCTACTCCACCAACGGCGACAGCATCTACCAGATTGATATGCGTACTGGGGCAGAAGGCTACATCAGCCAATATCCCAGCCCGGACGATTTGTGGAATGACACCTTTAGCGAAGCCAATGAATGGCGGGATCGCTTTGCCGATATTCCCTTTGAAACCCGTAGCGGCACTTGGGAAACCCGTTACTATCAGCACAATGCCATCAAACATGTTTTAGAAGCCATTGCAGAGGGGCACGACCGCATTTTGCTGACAATGGCAACTGGGACAGGCAAAACCCTCGTCGCCTTCCAAATTAGCTGGAAACTGTTTCAAAGCCGCTGGAATCTCAGCCGCCAACCCACCCGTCGACCTCGCATTTTGTTTTTGGCAGACCGCAATATTCTCGCCAATCAAGCCTACAACGCCTTCTCTGCCTTCCCCGATGATGCCCTGGTGCGAATCGACCCCGAAATCATCAAGAAACGGGGCAGAGTACCCAAAAACGGCAGCGTCTTCTTCACCATTTTCCAGACCTTCATGGCTGGACAAGACGCGGCAGGCAACCCCGTTCCCAACTTCGGCGACTACCCCCCCGACTTCTTCGACTTCATCATCATTGATGAATGCCACCGGGGCGGAGCCAGCGACGAAAGCACTTGGCGCGACATCCTGGAATATTTCTCGCCAGCGGTACAGCTAGGTCTCACCGCCACCCCCCGACGTGCGAACAACGCCGATACCTACGCCTATTTTGGCGATCCGGTCTACACCTATGCCCTCAAAGACGGCATCAACGATGGCTTCCTTACTCCCTTCAAAGTCACGCAGATCGATACAACCCTAGATGAATACATCTACAGCACCGAGGACGAACTGATTGAAGGAGCGATTGACGAGGGCAAAGTCTACACCGAAGCCGACTTCAACCGCATCATCGAGATTGCCGATCGCGAACGCTACCGAGTGCAGTTGTTTATGGAAGCGATCGACCAAAATCAAAAGACCTTGGTTTTCTGCGCCACCCAAGACCACGCCCTTGCCGTGCGCGATTTAATCAACCAGATGAAAGTCAGCACTGAGCCAAATTATTGCGTCCGTGTCACTGCTAACGACGGCAAACTTGGCGAACAGCACCTCAGCACCTTTCAAGACAACGAAAAAAGCATTCCTACCATTCTCACCACGTCCCAAAAGCTTTCGACCGGGGTTGATGCTCGGAACGTTCGCAATGTCGTCCTGATGCGACCGATCAATTCCATGATTGAGTTTAAGCAAATCATCGGTCGCGGTACTCGGCTGTTTGAAAGCAAAGACTACTTCACCATTTATGACTTCGTCGAAGCCTACAAACACTTCAACGACCCTGAATGGGATGGCGAACCTCAAGAGCCTGTGCAAGTTACCTCACGGCAAACTCGGCAATCAGCCAGTGGAAAAGACAAACCACTAAGCGCAGGCCCTTTTGCCGAGGGCAATGAAGACGCAGAACCACCCCGTCGCCCTCAAGTTATCAAAATCAAGCTAGCTGACGGTAAAGAGCGTACCTTTCAGCATCAAATCTCTACTAGTTTCTGGAGCCCTGATGGCAAGCCCATGACCGCAGCCGAATTTGTAGAACGGCTGTTTGGTGAAATTCCAGAGCTGTTTAGAGACGAGAGCGAGCTACGCACAATCTGGAGTCGTCCAGACACTCGGAAAGCCCTCTTAGAAGGGTTGGCAGAAAAAGGCTATGGCACAGAACAACTCACCGAAATTAGCCGCCTGATTGATGCTGAGAAAAGCGACTTGTATGACGTGCTGGCTTACATTGCCTATGCAGCAGCCCCGATCAGTCGTCGCGAGCGTGTGATCGCCCACAAAGCCCTGATCTTCTCCCGATATTTTGGCAAACAGCAGGAATTTTTAGACTTTGTTCTAGATCAGTACATCAAGGAAGGCGTAGGTGAACTCGATCAGGGCAAGTTGCCGCAACTGCTAGACCTGAAATATCACGACCTGAGGGATGCGATCGCTGATTTAGGCAGCGTGAGTGATATTAAAACCGTCTTCATTGGTTTCCAAGCTTACTTGTACGCCCAAGAAGGAGCAGCATGA